The genomic window CTGCTCTAATCTCAACCACTGAAAGACCGTCAGTATCTTCGTCTCTTTTCCATGCCTCGTCTTCCAGATAAACTCCTTGTCATTCCCACATTCGTCGCAGCAAAATGGCTTCCGTGATTGCGCCATCGCACTCTCACCAAAACCAACCACGATCTTCTGAATAAAATCCCTTAATATCTCCGGCAGTATCTTGCAAAATGCCTTGAGAATCGACTCCAGGCTGCCGTCCTTTAATTCAACCCGAATTTGACAACCAAATTCTATTGTGATACCATCTGTGCATGGGGTTGCTCCCATATAGCCCTCCTTCTCTTTATGGTTTAGTTTCTTGTATCAAAACTATTTTTTACCATATTTGGAGGGCTTTTTCTTTAACCAAGTCTCTCTTTTTCTACTCTACCAAATATTTATCTCTCTTTTATTGCGGCATCCATTTCTTCTGTGGCAACGGAGACAACTCTGTCTAAGACATTAGGGGAATGAGGGAAGGGGAAGAAGTATTCTTCTTTTAGGCGTACAACACGACAGTTCAGAAAAACAACGTTCCGTTAAATTGCAATTGTTTATCGACTTTCGTTTTTAACTCCTCTTCATCCAGGGCAAAGCCGGGACTGATCTCAATTGTACCAATTACATTGCCCTGCGAATCGGTGGGGATGGAAACACCAATATTCCGTAACCATCGTCCAAACTGATTAATCATATCTTGTCTTGAGGTCGCTGGCGAATTTTCCCCTTCCATATTTTTTACGGGTGAAAACTCGTCTTCACGCGGCACCTCCATAATCACGCTTTTTTTAACGTATCTCAATATATCAAAAATAAAACTTTCGAATTTAATTGCATTGTTTTGCTTAGGATCGATCACACTGCCATCTTCACCTAAATATGGTACCTTTTTTATTGCAGCATGATACGGGAGAGACTCTCCTTCCTGGTATACCTTTTCAAGGAAATTGATATTTATCATGTGTACTGCAATGTTTCCGGCATGATATTTCAGCGCGCCGTCTTCGTTTTTTGCGTACATATCTTTACGGCTGAGTTCGCTGTATTCAATCATGTGTAAATTTCCATTGATATAGACTACAATTCCCACCTTTTCTTCGGCGTGGCATTTTTTGACGACTTTTAACGATATCTCAGCTTCGTCTCGTAAATGGTATCCAACGAAAACAGGGTCCGCAATCTTTATTAGAACATTGTCAACCTGATGATAGAAGATATTTTTAATGCCGCGGCGCTTCATGTCGTTAAGAACGCCTTTTTCCTTAAGGGCAACAAGTACCCCACCGTGTCCGTTGGGACTCATAATGATATTTGATTTTAAATCCATCATGACATTTCCCTGCAGGTCAACAACAGGAAACATGTCTTGTGTAAAAAAGAACACCTGCTGTGGGTTCAATCCAAAAAATTGACGCTCTTTGAAAAAATTTTGTGTCGCGGCGTCATTATTTTTACTGGTCATGATGTACCACGGGATTCTGATATTGTACCTTTTTTGGCCGGCAATTATTTTTTCTGCGTGGAGTTGAAAAATACTCTTTTGGGTAATTGGTGTGATGGAGAATGTGCCCTTCGGCACACTGATTCCCATCCTTGTTCCGTCTCCACCAGCAACCGTAAGGATGGCAACTTCTCCTTTTTGTAAGGAACTTTCACCAATAAGCTTCACCCTCTGTGCCATTTCCTTTTCAGCATCATTTTTTTGGAATGCTATAACATGGGGGGGAGTTAAGTTCTCTTGGGATGTTTGTGCTGGTCTCAATACTGCGCTATTAAAAAGCTTCTTTATAAGACAGAAATCAATCGTTGCTATCTGATCTAAAAGATTCTTTTTTTCTGAGGGAGTTAATTCACTCCACCACCTAAAGATATGAGACTGGCCAGCATCAAAGACCTTTTCAATATGGCGAACAAAGGCCGGGTATTCCTTTTCCAATAGTTCTCTTGTTAAGATTTTGTTATTTGCCGGATAATCTATAAATGGCAAATGAGTATGTTTCATAAATACCATTTTTCCTCATCTGTCTAAAAACAAACGAACTCTTTTAGGTAGATTTTATAGAAATAGCTGCAATAGGATTTTACATTCCTATCGAGATTGGCTTTTTTTCCAACTGTGGTGCCTAGCTTTTGTTATCAGTAACTTTTTCAGTTTGCCAAGGTATAAATATCCAATTTTTGTGAACTGTCAACAATATCTCCTGTATGCATCTCTCGCCATTATATGGCTTAAAATCCTGTTGTCGTAACTAAAACTATCGGTAAAAAGGATAAAAATTTCATCATAAATTATTTGTGTGCTGCTGTCGGAAATGCGTTTGCTATAGACACGGTTCTAAGACATACATGGATGAACATATTTGAATAGTTTCAGGAAAGCCGGGATACGGGTTCGTTCCATTATTATAAGAACAGAAAAATAAATACGCAATTTTTCAAACTTTTTACAAGCGAAACCCTCACGGGGTGCATGTGTATAAACTTTTTTATTATAAAGAATTTCTTCCGAACGGCAAGAAATTTTCCATTCAGTTTATTTAAATTTAAACTTGAAATAGCCTTATGAGAACAGTACTCTTAGGCATTATCTATTTACGGAAAAGGGAATGGCATGAAAAAAAGCATACTTATTATTTTGGTTGCAGTTTGCTTTGTGGTGGCAGTTGGAGCATTTGTATACATTTATACAAGACGGGCAACCTCTGATGAAGCGATAAAGAATCGCCTGGCAGGTATGTTGAAAGACTTCGGAGATGCTGAAATTGATTCTGTGCATTTCGATTTTTTAGAAGGAATTACCGTTGAAAACTTCTCTTTTGTCGGCACCTCTGAAGACGCACGAGGCAAAACGATTAAAATTCCTCGTATCATATTAAAACATGACCCACAAAGCCTTATAAAAGGCCGATTTGTCATTAATAACGTCATTATTATTGCACCAGAGTTAACAGTTGAAAAGCCAACTGATATCTGGTCACTTCTGGATGCCATTAAGGTTAATTTTGACACGGCAGAGACACCTCCCTATATGGATGTTTTGCAACAGGGTATCGAAATCAGAGATTTAAAGATACATATCAAAGAAAACCCCCAAACGTCCAGTCAGGAAATTAAATTGTCGGGGATAGATATGACGTTTCTCCCATACGCTGGTTCTTTCAAAGACATTATCGTGAAAGGAAGCATTGATGATGACTTTTTAGGGAATTATTCATTCGAGATGAAGCTTTTCCCTAATGACCCTCGTCTCGATATTGAGGCCTCTGCAAATAATGTCATGATGAATGAGGAGTTTTGCAATAGATTCCCGTATATTGGCAAGATGTTGTGGGAAGATTACCGGCCTGTGGGAAGAGTCAATGCCACCTGTAATATCTGTTTTGATAACAGGAATCAACAGAAAAAGATGGATTATGTCATCAATGTTAATTTGAATGGCTTACAGGCTATGCATAAATATTTGCCAGTACCGATTTATGACCTGAATGGCGAGATAGCGTTGAACTCAAAGAAGATTTATCTGAAGAGTCTTGCAGCGTATATCAAGAATGGTGAATCTACTTCTCATGCCGAGTTGAATGGAGTATTTGACCTTTACGGGTCAGAAAAGACCTTTATTGCAAAAGTTACCAATCTCTTTCTCAACCAGGAACTTTTAAAAAAGGCGACTGATATCGACGAACAAATGTGTTCAAAGATACAGCCGTCTGGTCTGGTAGACTTGACCTTTCAGTATAATGAAGGAGAAAACCAGAAACAGGATTATTATCTGAGGGTAAATAGCAAAGGCATGGAGATAAGGCTCGCAGATTTTCCCCTGCCTATCTCATCGGTAACTGGCGAGTTCAATCTCGTCAATAATATGATGGTATTCAAAAATGCCAGTGGTTTTATAGAATGCGGAGATCAGCTTGTTTTTACTGAAATGAACGGGGTGTATGATATGAAGCGGGGTCGAAAAATCTTTCATTTCCTTGCTCCCAATGTATCAATAACAGAGTCTTTTTTAAAAAACCTGCCCAATACGGCGGTTGGAGAAAAGATTTGGACTCACCTGCAGCCAGCGGGTAAGGTCGGAATCAGCGGCACATTCCAGGGCTTTCTCGAACAAAAGGATTTCAATTACACCGTGGATGTCGAACTCAAGGGTTGTGAACTTCTTACAGGCATCCATAAGATCCCTTTCTGGGGAGTGGAAGGAAGGCTGGAGTTCACCAAAGAGGGTCTCCTTGGCAAACGTATCAGTGCCAGATGTTGTGGCGGACAGGTAGAAGGAAACCTCGTTTTCAAGACAGATACCAATACAAATCAATATGAAGGCGTAATGAATTTTTCAAGGATTGCGCTTGAAGACCTGGCCAATAAGATCGGAGAGAAGAAAAATACCTTATCGGGTTTACTGCATGGAAATGTTGCATTCCATGGAAGTGGCACAGACCCCAAAGGTTTTTCCGCTGAGGGAAAGGTTAACGTAAATGAAGGATATCTTTCTGAGGTTCCTATCATCCTGAATATTTTTAACGTCCTTAACCTCAGTTTGCCAAAAAAAGAAAGTTTTCATAGCGCAAAGATAAAATTTGGCGTCAAAGAGGGTGTAATCCATGTCTCTGAAGGGATGGTTTCTAGCGATACCGTCGAATTGGACGGGCGTGGGAATATCGATTTTGATGGAAAAATTCGCTTCACTGTTGCAGCCGGATTCAACAAGGGTTTTTTTTCTCAGCTTCCCATTGTAGGAAAATTTTTTGATCTGGTTGTCGGCGGCGTACGAAAGCAATTGACTATGGTGGAAATTAAAGGAACACTTTTAAATCCAACAACCCATTTGGCACCTTTCAAACCGCTTACCCAATCCATTGAAAGCATGTTTGATATCTTGCCGAAACATGGGTTAAACACGACTTCTGACAGTGAAAAGAAAGCGAAGGAAAAAGAACTATAGGCAACTATGTCAGAACATTTTTTCACCGAATGCCATGGCTATAGTCGGAGCTTCCTGTGAGGCAGGAAAGGTAGGACACGATCCATTCAAGAATTTGATTACCTGCGGATACGGAGGGAAAGTCTATCCCGTAAATCCCAAAGCAGACAATATCCTGGGAATTAAGGCGTACCAAAACCTCAGAGAAATGAATGACAACGTGGATCTTGCAGTGCTCGTTGTTCTTGCTGCCCAGGCCATTGCGATCGTGGATGAATGCCATACGCAACGGATCGATTCGCTCATCGTTATCAGCGCAGGGTTTAAGGAGAGCGGTACCGAGGGAGCCGCGAGAGAGCGGGAATTACACCGGAAGGTCAAACAGTATGCAATGCGCATGATCGGACAGAACTACCTCAGTTTAATCGATACGAAATCATCCCTCAACGTCTCTTTTGCCGCTAACATGCCTGCTCCAGGTAATATTGCGTTCATTTCCCAATCTGGCGCACTGTGTACATCCGTGTTGGACTGAGCGGTGCATGACGGCAGAGGTGATAGGCGAAATTTCAAATCATACCGAAAAACCAGTTGTAACCTCCTTCATGGGGGGCAAAAGGATCGAGGCAAGCTTAAAGGTCATGTGCCAGAGAAAAGTCCCGAATTACTCTTTTCCTGAAAAGGCAATATCAGCAGTTGAGGCGATGCACAAATACACCCTGTGGCGGAAAAAACCAATTCCTGAAATAAAGAGAATACCGGTTCAAAGAGAAGAGGTCGTGTCGGTCTTTAAAAAAGTCAGGCCGGCCCAACGCCAATCTCTTGGCGAAGATGAGGCAAAGCAGGTCATTGACTGAGCTTGCCCGTAAGGCGCTAATCTCCGGACGGGGAAGGAGAGATGGTGTTTTGGGATGCATCTGCCATTGTCCCTCGGTGCATTGATGGATCGCAGATTAAAGTCGTTAAAGGCATCCTAAAAAAGGACAGTTCCATGACGGCGGGGTGGGGAAGCGTTGTTGAATATCATTCAGCCTTTGCCCGTCTTCGCCGTGACAATGTTTTGAAGCATTCTGAGGAAGATCAGACCAAACATTTCCTGGCAATACTGACAAGCACATGGGGTGAGATTGGACCCCGTGGTAATATCCGGAATTAGAGCGTCCCGTCTCTTGTGACCCATCCATTGCACGCTGCAGATTCTCTTCAACTGACAGATGCCCTTGTCTGGGCCAACAACACTCCTAAGGGCAACCATTTTAAATCTGACAGGGATTGTTTTACCATATTGGACATCCACGAAGAACTCCTGCCAATGATAAATATGTAATTGAGAAACATTATCTGAGATGAGCCGATAGCATTCATTTATCTTCAGCGTTATGGCTGAAAGATACCATAAATGAAGAAATTGCTTTTGTGGCCTCCGATATAAACCTACTGAACGCTGCCAGTTCTGAAGGTCTGGGTATTATAAATCCTGTGGTTTAGAAGTAATTCTTAAACTGACAACAGATGACTATAAAAGTATCCGCCTCATTGTCTAGCTTTACTGTAACCGCCACATCTAAAAATTCCCTCGCCGACTGGACGGTAAATTTTGAAATCTTCAATGCATAGTTGACATAGCCAATAAAACTGACTATATTAGTCAAGTAATATAGTTCTAAGAGTACCGGAGGATAATACCATGAAAACAGCCGCTATTTCAGAATTAAAGGCATCTATAAGTGAATACCTCTCCAAAGTAAGGGCTGGAGAGGAAGTGCTTGTTACCGACAGAGGAAAACCGATTGCCAAGCTGATACCTCTTGATAGGGATGAAACAGATGTACCGGCGCATTTGCTTATGCTTGAAAAAGCCGGATTAGTTCGTATTGGCAGGGGCAAGATAAAAGCCAGCTTTTGGGATTTGGCAAGACCGAAGGATGAAAAGGGGCTTGCCCTTAAGGCGTTAATCTCTGAACGGGGGGAGGAAAGATGATGTTTTGGGATGCCTCTGCCATTATCCCTCTTTGCATTGATGGATTGCAGACTAAAGTCGTCAAAGGTATCTTAAAAAAGGATAGCTCCATGGCGGTCTGGTGGGGAAGCGTTGTTGAATGTCATTCAGCCTTTGCCCGTCTTCGCCGTGACAATGCTTTGAAGCATCCGGAGGAAGATCGGGTGAGGGATATCCTGGCAATACTGGCAAATGCATGGACTGAGGTTGAACCCAGCGGCGATATCAGGGATATAGCTTCACGTCTTCTTTTGACTCATCCCTTGCGCGCAGCAGATTCTCTTCAGTTGGCTGCAGCCCTTGTCTGGGCTAACAAAATTCCTAAGGGGAATTATCTTGTGTGCCTGGACCACAGATTACGAGATGCAGCCAGAAAAGAGGGGTTCATATTAATGCCTTCCGCATTCCCCGAATAATATGCGGTTATCAAAAGAAAGCGGAGATGAAATTATGGCAGCCATGGAAAATAAATTGATAGAAAATATCCAGTTTTTATCGGATATTGAGAAGTTTGAACTCGTTGACTCAATTCTTATGCAACAGGACAAACCAACCCCTCGGATATTGATCGTATAGGGGCGAAAGAGGCACGAAAACGCTGGCAGACATACAAATCAGGTAAATGAGAAACAATATCTTATGAGCAGGTAATGGAAAAGTATTGCTCCTGATGAAAATCCGCTTTCTAAAACCTGCCCAATTTGAGATTGAAAATACTGTTGCATGGTACGATTCTCGCTCTGTCAGGCTTGGATCT from Candidatus Brocadia sp. includes these protein-coding regions:
- a CDS encoding UDPGP type 1 family protein; its protein translation is MKHTHLPFIDYPANNKILTRELLEKEYPAFVRHIEKVFDAGQSHIFRWWSELTPSEKKNLLDQIATIDFCLIKKLFNSAVLRPAQTSQENLTPPHVIAFQKNDAEKEMAQRVKLIGESSLQKGEVAILTVAGGDGTRMGISVPKGTFSITPITQKSIFQLHAEKIIAGQKRYNIRIPWYIMTSKNNDAATQNFFKERQFFGLNPQQVFFFTQDMFPVVDLQGNVMMDLKSNIIMSPNGHGGVLVALKEKGVLNDMKRRGIKNIFYHQVDNVLIKIADPVFVGYHLRDEAEISLKVVKKCHAEEKVGIVVYINGNLHMIEYSELSRKDMYAKNEDGALKYHAGNIAVHMININFLEKVYQEGESLPYHAAIKKVPYLGEDGSVIDPKQNNAIKFESFIFDILRYVKKSVIMEVPREDEFSPVKNMEGENSPATSRQDMINQFGRWLRNIGVSIPTDSQGNVIGTIEISPGFALDEEELKTKVDKQLQFNGTLFF
- a CDS encoding type II toxin-antitoxin system prevent-host-death family antitoxin, with the translated sequence MKTAAISELKASISEYLSKVRAGEEVLVTDRGKPIAKLIPLDRDETDVPAHLLMLEKAGLVRIGRGKIKASFWDLARPKDEKGLALKALISERGEER
- a CDS encoding CoA-binding protein translates to MAIVGASCEAGKVGHDPFKNLITCGYGGKVYPVNPKADNILGIKAYQNLREMNDNVDLAVLVVLAAQAIAIVDECHTQRIDSLIVISAGFKESGTEGAARERELHRKVKQYAMRMIGQNYLSLIDTKSSLNVSFAANMPAPGNIAFISQSGALCTSVLD
- a CDS encoding AsmA-like C-terminal region-containing protein, producing the protein MKKSILIILVAVCFVVAVGAFVYIYTRRATSDEAIKNRLAGMLKDFGDAEIDSVHFDFLEGITVENFSFVGTSEDARGKTIKIPRIILKHDPQSLIKGRFVINNVIIIAPELTVEKPTDIWSLLDAIKVNFDTAETPPYMDVLQQGIEIRDLKIHIKENPQTSSQEIKLSGIDMTFLPYAGSFKDIIVKGSIDDDFLGNYSFEMKLFPNDPRLDIEASANNVMMNEEFCNRFPYIGKMLWEDYRPVGRVNATCNICFDNRNQQKKMDYVINVNLNGLQAMHKYLPVPIYDLNGEIALNSKKIYLKSLAAYIKNGESTSHAELNGVFDLYGSEKTFIAKVTNLFLNQELLKKATDIDEQMCSKIQPSGLVDLTFQYNEGENQKQDYYLRVNSKGMEIRLADFPLPISSVTGEFNLVNNMMVFKNASGFIECGDQLVFTEMNGVYDMKRGRKIFHFLAPNVSITESFLKNLPNTAVGEKIWTHLQPAGKVGISGTFQGFLEQKDFNYTVDVELKGCELLTGIHKIPFWGVEGRLEFTKEGLLGKRISARCCGGQVEGNLVFKTDTNTNQYEGVMNFSRIALEDLANKIGEKKNTLSGLLHGNVAFHGSGTDPKGFSAEGKVNVNEGYLSEVPIILNIFNVLNLSLPKKESFHSAKIKFGVKEGVIHVSEGMVSSDTVELDGRGNIDFDGKIRFTVAAGFNKGFFSQLPIVGKFFDLVVGGVRKQLTMVEIKGTLLNPTTHLAPFKPLTQSIESMFDILPKHGLNTTSDSEKKAKEKEL
- a CDS encoding type II toxin-antitoxin system VapC family toxin, whose translation is MMFWDASAIIPLCIDGLQTKVVKGILKKDSSMAVWWGSVVECHSAFARLRRDNALKHPEEDRVRDILAILANAWTEVEPSGDIRDIASRLLLTHPLRAADSLQLAAALVWANKIPKGNYLVCLDHRLRDAARKEGFILMPSAFPE